In Thunnus thynnus chromosome 11, fThuThy2.1, whole genome shotgun sequence, the following proteins share a genomic window:
- the LOC137192323 gene encoding actin-related protein 3-like: protein MAGRLPACVVDCGTGYTKLGYAGNTEPQFIVPSCIAIKESAKVGDQAQRRMMKGVDDLDFYIGDEAVDKPSYSTKWPIRHGIVEDWDLMERFMEQIIFKYLRAEPEDHYFLLTEPPLNTPENREYTAEIMFESFNVPGLYIAVQAVLALAASWTSRQVGERTLTGTVIDSGDGVTHVIPVAEGYVIGSCIKHIPIAGRDITYFTQQLLREREVGIPPEQSLETAKAVKERFSYVCPDLVKEFNKYDTDGSKWIKQYTGINAISKKEFTIDVGYERFLGPEIFFHPEFANPDFTQPISEVVDEVIQNCPIDVRRPLYKNIVLSGGSTMFRDFGRRLQRDLKRTVDARLKMSEELSGGKLKPKPIDVQVITHHMQRYAVWFGGSMLASTPEFYQVCHTKKDYEEIGPSICRHNPVFGVMS from the exons ATGGCTGGACGGCTACCGGCGTGTGTTGTCGACTGCGGCACAGG tTACACCAAACTGGGGTATGCAGGGAACACAGAGCCACAGTTCATCGTTCCATCAT GTATCGCCATCAAAGAGTCGGCCAAGGTCGGAGACCAGGCGCAGCGGAGGATGATGAAGGGGGTGGATGACTTGGATTTCTACATCGGGGACGAAGCGGTAGACAAGCCCTCGTATTCCACAAAG TGGCCGATCCGTCACGGGATCGTGGAGGACTGGGACCTAATGGAGCGCTTCATGGAGCAGATCATCTTCAAGTACCTGAGAGCTGAGCCTGAGGACCACTACTTCCTCCTG acGGAGCCGCCTTTGAACACACCAGAAAACCGAGAGTACACAGCCGAGATCATGTTCGAGTCCTTCAACGTACCGGGGCTGTACATCGCCGTGCAG GCTGTGCTCGCTCTAGCCGCCTCCTGGACGTCCAGACAGGTGGGCGAGAGGACGCTGACAGGCACCGTCATCGACAGCGGAGACGGCGTCACCCACGTCATCCCTGTG gctGAAGGTTATGTCATCGGCAGCTGTATAAAGCACATTCCCATCGCAGGACGAGACATAACCTACTTCACCCAGCAGCTCctgagggagagggaggtggGCATCCCACCGGAGCAGTCGCTGGAGACGGCCAAGGCGGTCAAG GAGCGGTTCAGCTACGTGTGCCCGGATCTAGTCAAAGAGTTCAACAAGTACGACACAGACGGCTCCAAGTGGATCAAGCAGTACACCGGCATCAACGCCATCAGCAAGAAGGAGTTCACCATCGACGTTGGCTACGAGCGCTTCCTGGGTCCTGAGATCTTCTTCCACCCCGAG TTCGCCAACCCCGACTTCACCCAGCCCATCTCCGAGGTCGTGGACGAGGTCATCCAGAACTGCCCCATTGATGTCAGGCGTCCTCTCTATAAG aacattgtttTGTCAGGAGGCTCCACCATGTTCAGGGACTTCGGGCGCCGTCTGCAGAGAGACTTAAAGAGGACGGTTGATGCCCGACTGAAGATGAGCGAGGAGCTGAGTGGAGGCAAACTCAAG cccAAACCAATCGATGTCCAAGTTATCACCCATCATATGCAGAGATATGCAGTTTGGTTCGGTGGATCAATGTTAGCATCAACT CCTGAGTTCTACCAGGTCTGCCACACCAAAAAGGACTACGAAGAGATCGGGCCGAGCATCTGTCGCCACAATCCCGTGTTTGGAGTCATGTCTTAA
- the LOC137192324 gene encoding uncharacterized protein: MTHFRGQIRGPHWGPTMDNMLIDFWRKHECLFNSSLESYYDKHLKTKLWTEFAVSIGKPVSDVERRSRSLRTQYGRVLWHPERVNTFQQRMLREKLDFLRPYIVRRRGDSFLEDKFDDREEDDDELETEGSVDQEMGSTFGSPLDADVTGRDPDDELQFVASPSNSAPLHCPNSQPQVTEVMSLSCDRHIDEGSPDQPDHTAAPNTTSKYDILSQFAEVMLADMRQIKDPMVLMRLRRDITDLVFKAVEEDVQRRCVRAPSMPSLGDGEQVQSSSRPQQLCSQTNFSWRQRFLRRKNKGSEIGRRMQRWEEMKHMRRTSRSQLLQPVQQSQALEGMSENISQAMIQASEIKTETEPHMVKIEEETTPVV, encoded by the exons ATGACACATTTTCGTGGTCAGATACGGGGTCCACACTGGGGTCCCACTATGGACAACATGCTGATAGACTTCTGGCGAAAACACGAATGCCTCTTTAATTCCTCGCTGGAGTCTTACTACGACAAGCATCTGAAGACAAAGCTGTGGACAGAGTTCGCGGTGTCCATCGGGAAGCCTG TATCTGATGTTGAGAGAAGATCCAGATCGCTCCGGACCCAGTATGGGAGGGTGTTATGGCATCCAGAGAGGGTCAACACTTTCCAGCAAAGGATGCTGAGGGAGAAACTGGATTTTTTGAGGCCTTACATCGTTCGTAGACGAGGTGATTCGTTTCTG GAGGACAAGTTTGATGATCGGGAGGAGGATGACGATGAGCTGGAGACTGAAGGAAGTGTTGACCAGGAGATGGGAAGCACATTCGGTAGCCCGCTGGATGCTGATGTGACTGGGCGAGACCCAGACGACGAACTTCAATTTGTGGCCTCACCTTCGAACTCTGCTCCCCTACACTGTCCAAACTCACAGCCTCAAGTCACAGAGGTCATGTCTTTGAGCTGTGACCGCCATATTGATGAAGGTTCTCCCGATCAGCCCGATCACACAGCTGCACCAAACACAACATCCAAATACGACATACTAAGCCAGTTTGCAGAGGTTATGTTGGCGGATATGCGGCAGATTAAAGACCCCATGGTGCTTATGAGACTCCGCCGAGATATCACCGACCTGGTGTTCAAAGCGGTGGAGGAGGACGTGCAGAGACGATGCGTTCGAGCGCCGTCCATGCCCTCGCTGGGGGATGGTGAACAGGTCCAGAGCTCCTCTAGGCCTCAACAGCTGTGCTCACAGACGAACTTCTCTTGGAGGCAGAGATTTTTGAGGAGAAAGAACAAAGGGTCTGAGATCGGGAGGAGGATGCAGAGATGGGAGGAGATGAAGCACATGAGGAGAACGTCCCGGAGTCAGTTACTGCAGCCCGTACAGCAAAGTCAAGCGCTGGAAGGGATGAGTGAAAACATCTCTCAGGCCATGATTCAAGCTTCTGAGatcaaaacagagacagagccGCATATGGTTAAGATTGAGGAGGAGACAACTCCAGTGGTTTGA
- the ddx18 gene encoding ATP-dependent RNA helicase DDX18 — protein sequence MADMQMKLLRKKIQKRNEKNKERKLQKTRTEDEDAVNRVEEECCEEPAAACQTETGPKKKQKKQNGVPVDVKANTEETQLKKKKKKRKLTDTAESPAEKKTKTVKEEKEEEEEEEEEETIDDKEQPSDEPEEAADEEDYDDEEDDDDDDEEEEEEDGDDDNEETGEGDDGEEDQPELPSGLTGAFEDTSFTSLADLVSESTLKGVKEMGFEHMTEIQHKSIRPLLEGRDVLAAAKTGSGKTLAFLIPSIELIYKLKFMPRNGTGVVILSPTRELAMQTYGVLKELMTHHVHTYGLIMGGSNRSAEAQKLANGVNILVATPGRLLDHLQNTPGFMFKNLQCLIIDEADRILEVGFEEELKQIIKLLPKRRQTMLFSATQTRKVEDLARISLKKEPLYVGVDDNKEKATVDGLEQGYVVCPSEKRFMLLFTFLKKNRKKKLMVFFSSCMSVKFHYELLNYIDLPVMAIHGKQKQTKRTTTFFQFCNADSGILLCTDVAARGLDIPEVDWIIQYDPPDDPKEYIHRVGRTARGINGKGHALLILRPEELGFLRFLKQAKVPLSEFEFSWSKISDIQSQLEKLIEKNYYLHKSAQEAYKSYVRAYDSHSLKQIYSVNTLNLPMVALSFGFKVPPYVDLNVHSSKGGKLQKRGGGGGFGYQKNKNVHKSKIFKHVNKGRNDKRQFSR from the exons ATGGCGGACATGCAGATGAAGCTTCTCCgcaagaaaatacagaaaaggaACGAAAAGAACAAAGAGCGCAAACTACAGAAGACGCGAACAGAAGACGAAGATGCCG TAAACAGGGTGGAAGAAGAGTGCTGTGAAGAACCGGCAGCAGCTTGTCAGACAGAAACTGGACccaagaagaagcagaagaagcagaacgGCGTGCCGGTGGATGTAAAGGCcaacacagaggaaacacagctaaagaagaagaagaagaaaagaaagctcACTGACACCGCTGAATCACCAG CTGAGAAGAAGaccaaaacagtgaaagaagaaaaagaagaagaggaggaggaggaggaggaagagacaaTAGATGACAAGGAACAGCCTTCTGATGAACCAGAAGAAGCTGCAGATGAAGAAGATTatgatgatgaggaagatgatgatgatgatgatgaggaggaggaggaggaggatggcgACGACGACAACGAAGAAACTGGAGAGGGagatgatggagaggaagaTCAACCTGAACTACCATCTGGCTTAACAG GAGCCTTTGAGGACACGTCCTTTACCTCTCTCGCTGATCTGGTGAGTGAGAGCACACTGAAAGGAGTGAAGGAGATGGGCTTCGAACACATGACCGAGATCCAGCACAAAAGTATTCGTCCCCTGCTGGAGGGAAG GGACGTCCTGGCTGCTGCAAAGACAGGCAGTGGTAAAACTTTAGCCTTCCTCATCCCGTCTATAGAGCTCATCTACAAACTCAAGTTCATGCCCAGGAACG gtACTGGTGTGGTGATTCTTTCTCCCACACGTGAGTTGGCGATGCAGACCTATGGTGTGCTTAAAGAACTGATGACTCACCACGTGCACACGTACGGCCTGATCATGGGGGGCAGCAACCGCTCAGCTGAGGCCCAGAAGCTGGCGAACGGCGTCAACATCCTGGTGGCCACGCCGGGTCGACTGCTGGACCACCTGCAG aaTACCCCCGGCTTCATGTTCAAGAACTTGCAGTGTTTGATTATAGACGAGGCCGATCGTATCTTAGAGGTTGGCTTCGAGGAAGAACTGAAGCAGATCATCAAACTGCTGCCGA AAAGGAGGCAGACCATGCTGTTTTCAGCCACTCAGACCCGTAAGGTGGAGGACTTGGCTCGCATCTCCCTGAAGAAAGAGCCCCTCTACGTCGGGGTGGatgacaacaaagaaaaagccACAGTCGACGGTCTCGAGCAG GGTTATGTGGTTTGTCCGTCAGAGAAGCGCTTCATGCTGCTCTTCACCTTCCTGAAGAAGAACCGCAAGAAGAAGCTGAtggtcttcttctcttcctgtaTGTCTGTGAAATTCCACTATGAGCTTCTCAACTACATCGACCTGCCCGTCATGGCCATCCAC GGCAAGCAGAAGCAGACCAAACGTACCACCACCTTCTTCCAGTTCTGCAACGCTGACTCAGGCATCCTGTTGTGTACTGACGTGGCAGCTCGAGGGCTGGACATCCCCGAGGTGGACTGGATCATCCAGTACGACCCCCCAGATGACCCCAAG GAGTACATCCACAGAGTGGGCAGAACAGCTCGAGGCATCAACGGCAAAGGTCACGCTCTCCTGATCCTCCGGCCAGAGGAGCTCGGCTTCCTGCGCTTCCTCAAACAGGCCAAG GTCCCACTGAGCGAGTTTGAATTTTCCTGGAGTAAAATCTCTGATATCCAGTCCCAG CTCGAGAAGCTGATTGAAAAGAACTACTACCTCCACAAGTCGGCACAAGAGGCCTACAAGTCGTACGTGAGGGCTTACGACTCCCACTCGCTCAAACAGATCTACAGCGTCAACACCCTCAACCTCCCCATGGTGGCGCTGTCCTTTGGCTTCAAAGTTCCTCCATATGTTGATCTCA acGTCCACAGCAGTAAAGGTGGAAAGCTGCAGAAGCGAGGTGGCGGAGGCGGTTTCGGTTACCAGAAAAACAAGAACGTGCACAAGTCCAAAATCTTCAAGCACGTCAACAAAGGAAGGAACGACAAGAGGCAGTTCTCTCGCTGA
- the LOC137192321 gene encoding glycerol kinase-like isoform X2 produces the protein MDPLVAAIDQGTSSTRFLVFNAKTAELISHHQVEINQSFPKEGWVEEDPKEIMQSVYECMERTCEKLCQLNIDISNVKAVGVTNQRETTLVWDKETGEPLYNAIVWLDLRTQSTVERLINKTPGRNKNHLKHKTGLPISTYFSAVKLRWLLDNVDEVRQAVLSERAMFGTVDSWIIWCLTGGRNGGVHCTDVSNASRTMLFNIHTMDWDPELCRYFDAPMEILPKVRSSSEIYGWMKSGSLAGVPISGCLGDQSAALVGQMCFKEGQAKNTYGTGCFLLRNTGTKPVMSDHGLLTTVAYKLGKDQPASYALEGSVAIAGAVVRWLKDNMGIVQSSSEIEKLAAAAGTSYGCYFVPAFSGLYAPYWEPSARGIICGLTQFTNRNHLAFAALEAVCFQTREILDAMNLDSGVPLTQLQVDGGMTSNRLLMQLQADILCMPVVRPDMSETTALGAAMAAGAAEGVGVWNLSPDHLPHITSVKYEPQIHSDESEFRFARWKKAVQKAMNWETTEPCCNANDQEQTD, from the exons GTGTTCAACGCTAAAACAGCCGAACTGATCAGTCACCACCAAGTAGAGATCAACCAAAGCTTCCCAAAGGAAGG cTGGGTGGAGGAGGACCCAAAGGAGATAATGCAGTCTGTCTATGAGTGCATGGAGAGGACTTGTGAGAAACTCTGCCAGCTCAACATCGATATCTCCAACGTCAAAG cGGTGGGGGTGACCAATCAGAGAGAGACGACCCTAGTTTGGGACAAAGAGACCGGAGAGCCACTCTACAACGCTATTG tttggTTGGACCTGCGCACTCAGTCAACAGTGGAGAGGCTCATCAACAAAACTCCAGGCAGAAACAAGAACCATCTCAAG CATAAGACAGGTCTTCCCATCAGCACCTACTTCAGTGCAGTGAAGCTGCGTTGGCTGCTGGACAATGTGGACGAGGTGCGACAGGCAGTGCTGAGCGAGCGCGCCATGTTCGGCACAGTGGACTCGTGGATCATCTGG TGCCTGACTGGGGGCAGGAACGGAGGGGTCCATTGTACAGATGTCTCAAATGCCAGTCGCACCATGCTCTTCAACATTCACACCATGGACTGGGATCCTGAACTCTGCAG GTACTTCGATGCCCCAATGGAAATCCTCCCTAAAGTCAGAAGCTCCTCTGAAATATACGGTTGGATG AAATCTGGATCTCTTGCAGGAGTTCCCATCTCAGGG TGTCTCGGCGACCAGTCGGCTGCTCTGGTTGGTCAGATGTGCTTCAAAGAAGGCCAGGCCAAGAACAC GTACGGGACCGGTTGCTTCCTGCTCAGAAATACAGGGACCAAG CCTGTTATGTCAGACCACGGCCTGCTGACCACAGTTGCATACAAACTGGGAAAAGACCAGCCTGCCTCCTACGCTCTAGAG GGTTCAGTGGCCATCGCAGGGGCAGTGGTGCGATGGCTGAAGGACAACATGGGCATCGTGCAGTCTTCCTCAGAGATCG AGAAGCTAGCCGCTGCAGCAGGCACGTCTTACGGCTGTTACTTTGTGCCGGCTTTCTCTGGACTCTACGCCCCATACTGGGAGCCCAGTGCCAGAGG CATTATCTGTGGACTCACACAGTTCACCAACAGGAACCACTTGGCTTTTGCTGCTCTGGAGGCTGTTTGCTTCCAGACCAGAGAG ATCCTCGATGCGATGAACCTGGACAGCGGCGTCCCTCTGACTCAGCTGCAGGTGGACGGAGGCATGACGTCCAACAGATTACTGATGCAGCTGCAGGCTGACATCCTCTGCATGCCCGTAG tGCGACCCGACATGTCGGAGACCACGGCTCTCGGTGCGGCGATGGCAGCTGGGGCCGCTGAGGGCGTAGGCGTGTGGAACCTGAGTCCCGATCACCTCCCACACATCACATCTGTGAAATATGAGCCTCAGATTCACAGTGACG AGAGCGAGTTCCGCTTCGCTCGCTGGAAGAAGGCCGTCCAGAAAGCCATGAACTGGGAGACTACGGAGCCCTGCTGCAATGCAAACG ATCAGGAACAAACTGACTGA
- the LOC137192321 gene encoding glycerol kinase-like isoform X1, giving the protein MDPLVAAIDQGTSSTRFLVFNAKTAELISHHQVEINQSFPKEGWVEEDPKEIMQSVYECMERTCEKLCQLNIDISNVKAVGVTNQRETTLVWDKETGEPLYNAIVWLDLRTQSTVERLINKTPGRNKNHLKHKTGLPISTYFSAVKLRWLLDNVDEVRQAVLSERAMFGTVDSWIIWCLTGGRNGGVHCTDVSNASRTMLFNIHTMDWDPELCRYFDAPMEILPKVRSSSEIYGWMKSGSLAGVPISGCLGDQSAALVGQMCFKEGQAKNTYGTGCFLLRNTGTKPVMSDHGLLTTVAYKLGKDQPASYALEGSVAIAGAVVRWLKDNMGIVQSSSEIEKLAAAAGTSYGCYFVPAFSGLYAPYWEPSARGIICGLTQFTNRNHLAFAALEAVCFQTREILDAMNLDSGVPLTQLQVDGGMTSNRLLMQLQADILCMPVVRPDMSETTALGAAMAAGAAEGVGVWNLSPDHLPHITSVKYEPQIHSDESEFRFARWKKAVQKAMNWETTEPCCNANGLGKKMNGSPWGVPPTPPPTRVDP; this is encoded by the exons GTGTTCAACGCTAAAACAGCCGAACTGATCAGTCACCACCAAGTAGAGATCAACCAAAGCTTCCCAAAGGAAGG cTGGGTGGAGGAGGACCCAAAGGAGATAATGCAGTCTGTCTATGAGTGCATGGAGAGGACTTGTGAGAAACTCTGCCAGCTCAACATCGATATCTCCAACGTCAAAG cGGTGGGGGTGACCAATCAGAGAGAGACGACCCTAGTTTGGGACAAAGAGACCGGAGAGCCACTCTACAACGCTATTG tttggTTGGACCTGCGCACTCAGTCAACAGTGGAGAGGCTCATCAACAAAACTCCAGGCAGAAACAAGAACCATCTCAAG CATAAGACAGGTCTTCCCATCAGCACCTACTTCAGTGCAGTGAAGCTGCGTTGGCTGCTGGACAATGTGGACGAGGTGCGACAGGCAGTGCTGAGCGAGCGCGCCATGTTCGGCACAGTGGACTCGTGGATCATCTGG TGCCTGACTGGGGGCAGGAACGGAGGGGTCCATTGTACAGATGTCTCAAATGCCAGTCGCACCATGCTCTTCAACATTCACACCATGGACTGGGATCCTGAACTCTGCAG GTACTTCGATGCCCCAATGGAAATCCTCCCTAAAGTCAGAAGCTCCTCTGAAATATACGGTTGGATG AAATCTGGATCTCTTGCAGGAGTTCCCATCTCAGGG TGTCTCGGCGACCAGTCGGCTGCTCTGGTTGGTCAGATGTGCTTCAAAGAAGGCCAGGCCAAGAACAC GTACGGGACCGGTTGCTTCCTGCTCAGAAATACAGGGACCAAG CCTGTTATGTCAGACCACGGCCTGCTGACCACAGTTGCATACAAACTGGGAAAAGACCAGCCTGCCTCCTACGCTCTAGAG GGTTCAGTGGCCATCGCAGGGGCAGTGGTGCGATGGCTGAAGGACAACATGGGCATCGTGCAGTCTTCCTCAGAGATCG AGAAGCTAGCCGCTGCAGCAGGCACGTCTTACGGCTGTTACTTTGTGCCGGCTTTCTCTGGACTCTACGCCCCATACTGGGAGCCCAGTGCCAGAGG CATTATCTGTGGACTCACACAGTTCACCAACAGGAACCACTTGGCTTTTGCTGCTCTGGAGGCTGTTTGCTTCCAGACCAGAGAG ATCCTCGATGCGATGAACCTGGACAGCGGCGTCCCTCTGACTCAGCTGCAGGTGGACGGAGGCATGACGTCCAACAGATTACTGATGCAGCTGCAGGCTGACATCCTCTGCATGCCCGTAG tGCGACCCGACATGTCGGAGACCACGGCTCTCGGTGCGGCGATGGCAGCTGGGGCCGCTGAGGGCGTAGGCGTGTGGAACCTGAGTCCCGATCACCTCCCACACATCACATCTGTGAAATATGAGCCTCAGATTCACAGTGACG AGAGCGAGTTCCGCTTCGCTCGCTGGAAGAAGGCCGTCCAGAAAGCCATGAACTGGGAGACTACGGAGCCCTGCTGCAATGCAAACG GTTTAGGGAAGAAGATGAACGGCAGCCCCTGGGGGGTCCCTcccacccctccccccaccAGAGTAGACCCCTAA